The following are encoded in a window of Oncorhynchus mykiss isolate Arlee chromosome Y, USDA_OmykA_1.1, whole genome shotgun sequence genomic DNA:
- the si:dkeyp-50d11.2 gene encoding calpain-1 catalytic subunit: MEQVMEQVIERVFASGVAARLRSQWDRNEGIGQNDKALKFLGQDFEYLRSHSLQSRRLFEDDAFPAQISSLGFKELGSRSTKTQGVRWMRPTEFCSDPHFIVDGATRTDVCQGALGDCWLLAAIASLTLNETLLHRVVPHGQSFHQQYAGIFHFQFWQFGEWMDVVIDDRLPVKDGKLLFLHSAEGAEFWSALLEKAYAKLNGCYEALSGGSTSEGFEDFTGGVTEMFELKKAHPDLFSIISRAVERGSLLGCSIDISGVFEMEAMTFKKLVKGHAYSVTGVEEVEFKGSPTKLLRIRNPWGEVEWTGAWSDNSREWAGVDPSVRARLYNRSEDGEFWMSFRDFLREFSRLEICNLTADALQASQVKKWSSTLYPGEWRRGSTAGGCRNYPATFWLNPQFKVALQHPDTDGQSGCSFLVALMQKDRRRQRREGKDMETIGFTIYEVPEEFTGRAGVHLKRDFFLTHGSSARSELFINLREVSTRFCLPQGEYIVIPSTFEPQKDGDFVLRVFSEKPADSQELDDDITADLPEEVELDESQIDAGFKGLFRQLAGAEMEISATKLQTILNRIISKHKDLKTDGFGKEACRCMITLMDTTGTGKLGLTEFHVLWEKIKRYLTVFRKFDLDKSGTMSSYEMRMALESAGFKLTNHLFQLIILRYAKEDLNVDFDNFVNCLIRLETMFKTFKEMDTDVDGVVSFSFFQWISLTMFA; the protein is encoded by the exons ATGGAGCAGGTGATGGAGCAGGTTATTGAACGTGTGTTTGCCTCTGGAGTGGCTGCTCGTTTGAGGAGCCAGTGGGACCGCAATGAGGGCATCGGTCAGAATGACAAGGCCCTGAAGTTCTTAGGCCAAGACTTTGAATATCTCCGGTCCCACAGTCTGCAGAGCAGACGGCTGTTTGAGGATGATGCATTCCCTGCTCAGATCTCGTCGCTGGGCTTCAAGGAGCTGGGGTCACGCTCTACAAAGACACAGGGGGTCCGATGGATGCGCCCCACG GAGTTCTGCTCTGACCCTCACTTCATCGTAGACGGAGCCACTCGCACAGACGTCTgccagggagctctgg GTGACTGTTGGCTGCTGGCAGCGATTGCTTCACTTACACTGAATGAGACTCTACTACATCGGGTGGTGCCCCATGGGCAGAGCTTCCACCAACAGTATGCTGGGATCTTTCACTTCCAG TTCTGGCAGTTTGGGGAGTGGATGGATGTGGTGATTGATGACAGGCTGCCAGTGAAGGATGGGAAGCTGCTGTTTCTCCACTCAGCAGAGGGGGCTGAGTTCTGGAGCGCCCTGCTGGAGAAGGCCTACGCAAA GCTCAATGGCTGTTACGAGGCCCTCTCAGGGGGCAGTACATCAGAGGGGTTTGAGGACTTCACAGGGGGCGTGACAGAGATGTTTGAGCTGAAGAAGGCCCATCCAGACCTGTTCAGCATAATCAGTAGAGCAGTGGAGCGAGGTTCCCTGCTGGGATGCTCCATAGAT ATCTCTGGTGTTTTCGAGATGGAGGCGATGACATTCAAGAAGCTGGTGAAAGGCCATGCCTACTCTGTGAcaggtgtggaggag GTGGAGTTTAAAGGAAGTCCCACCAAGCTCCTGCGGATCAGGAACCCctggggagaggtggagtggaccGGAGCCTGGAGTGACaa TTCAAGAGAGTGGGCTGGAGTTGACCCATCGGTCAGAGCTAGATTGTACAACCGTAGCGAAGATGGCGAGTTCTG GATGTCCTTCCGTGACTTTCTGCGTGAGTTTAGCCGTTTGGAGATCTGTAATCTGACAGCAGACGCCCTGCAGGCCAGCCAAGTGAAGAAGTGGAGCTCAACGCTCTACcctggagagtggaggagaggcagCACTGCAGGGGGCTGCAGGAACTACCCAG CAACGTTCTGGCTCAACCCTCAATTCAAAGTGGCCCTTCAGCACCCAGACACAGATGGCCAATCAGGTTGCAGCTTCCTGGTGGCGCTGATGCAGAAGGATCGTCGTCGGCAACGGCGTGAGGGGAAAGACATGGAGACCATTGGATTCACCATCTATGAG gTTCCAGAAGAG TTTACGGGTCGGGCCGGGGTGCATCTAAAGAGGGACTTCTTCCTGACCCACGGCTCCAGTGCCCGGTCAGAGCTCTTCATCAATCTGAGAGAGGTCAGCACCCGCTTCTGCCTGCCCCAGGGAGAGTATATCGTCATCCCCTCCACCTTTGAGCCCCAGAAGGACGGAGACTTTGTGCTCAGGGTGTTCTCTGAAAAGCCAGCTGACTCCCA GGAATTGGATGATGACATCACAGCTGATCTGCCTGAGGAG GTAGAGCTGGACGAGAGCCAGATTGATGCAGGCTTCAAGGGTCTCTTCAGACAGCTTGCTGGAGCG GAAATGGAGATCAGTGCCACCAAGCTTCAGACCATCCTAAACAGAATCATCAGCAAGC ATAAGGACCTGAAGACAGACGGCTTTGGCAAGGAGGCGTGTCGTTGCATGATAACTCTCATGGAT ACCACCGGCACTGGGAAGCTGGGCTTGACAGAGTTCCATGTGCTGTGGGAGAAGATCAAACGGTACCTG ACTGTGTTCAGGAAGTTTGACCTGGATAAATCTGGCACCATGAGCTCCTATGAAATGCGGATGGCACTGGAATCAGCTG GCTTCAAGTTGACCAACCACTTGTTCCAACTCATCATCCTACGCTACGCAAAGGAAGACCTGAATGTGGACTTTGATAACTTTGTCAACTGTCTCATCCGTCTGGAGACCATGTTCA AGACCTTTAAAGAAATGGACACTGATGTAGATGGGGTGGTTTCCTTCAGCTTCTTCCAG TGGATCTCCCTCACCATGTTTGCCTAG
- the bbs1 gene encoding Bardet-Biedl syndrome 1 protein isoform X4: MKLKVYRGTGLMSENTLLDLPTGLVSFLMDQHEPRTPAIAVASGPFIYVYKNLRPYFKFTLPPLEVNALEQDVWNQAREDMIDPLSLKEMLEGIRDKADVPLSVRSLRFLMLDPQDTEAFVNLHKAQPIRRQTVITCIGTLKKNMADEDAVSCLVIGTESKDVYILDPEAFTILSKMSVPSAPTQMDVTGQFDVEFRITVACRNGNIYILRRDSPKPKYCIELSSHPVGLVRMGKSVVVGCAQETLQGFTQKRPVCVSCPVLCVQGKKLWTACLPAPVTTMGVMDLPTRGFQAVLVGLANCEVHLYRDKNLISTIKTPDVVTSICFGRYGREDGTLIMTTKGGGLIVKILKRTAVFDDRDSAPGPPLAQSIRLNIPKKTKLYVDQTMRERENAVAMHRAFQMDLSRLRLAAARAYVKALESSLTPMSSSLSEPLKMNAVVQGLGPSFKLTLNIQNTAACRPVMHLAISFLYDESLYSMRTAFFKIPLLVPGLNYPIDTFVECLSDKGISDIIKVFVLREGKSAPLLTAHINMPVSEGLALN; encoded by the exons ATGAAGCTGAAGGTGTACCGTGGAACTGGCCTGATGAGTGAGAACACGTTGCTCGATCTGCCCACTGGCTTGGTTTCTTTCCTCATGGACCAGCATGAGCCACGCACGCCTGCCATCGCTGTGGCTTCCGGCCCCTTCATCTATGTCTATAAAAACTTGCGGCCCTATTTCAAGTTCACTCTCCCTCCGTTAGAGGTCAATGCTCTGGAACAGGACGTCTGGAACCAGGCAAGGGAG GACATGATTGACCCATTGAGCTTGAAGGAAATGTTGGAGGGCATCCG AGACAAAGCTGATGTTCCACTCTCCGTCAGATCTTTGAG GTTCCTCATGTTGGACCCACAAGACACGGAGGCTTTTGTGAACCTTCATAAGGCGCAGCCAATACGAAGACAG ACTGTTATTACATGCATCGGCACCCTGAAGAAGAACATGGCTGATGAGGATGCAGTCAGCTGTCTGGTTATTGGCACTGAGAGTAAAGATGTCTATATCCTGGACCCTGAGGCCTTCACCATCCTCTCGAAG ATGTCCGTCCCCAGTGCTCCCACTCAAATGGATGTGACTGGTCAGTTTGATGTGGAGTTCCGGATCACTGTGGCCTGTCGCAATGGGAATATCTACATCCTCCGCAG GGACTCCCCCAAGCCCAAGTACTGTATTGAGCTGTCTTCTCACCCTGTGGGGCTGGTGAGGATGGGGAAGAGTGTGGTGGTGGGATGTGCCCAGGAGACCCTGCAGGGCTTCACACAGAAG aggcctgtgtgtgtgtcttgtcctgtcctctgTGTCCAGGGGAAGAAGCTGTGGACGGCTTGCCTGCCAGCCCCTGTCACTACCATGGGCGTGATGGACCTCCCCACCAGGGGCTTCCAGGCTGTGTTAGTGGGCCTGGCTAACTGTGAGGTCCACCTCTACAGAGACAAAAACCTCATCAGCACCATCAAGACTCCG GATGTAGTGACCAGCATTTGTTTTGGGAGATATGGACGAGAAGACGGAACCCTTATAATGACCACCAAAG GAGGTGGTCTGATAGTAAAGATCCTGAAGAGGACAGCTGTGTTTGATGACAGGGACTCTGCCCCAGGTCCCCCTCTGGCACAAAGCATCCGCCTCAATATCCCCAAGAAGACCAAGCTGTACGTGGACCAAACCATGAGGGAACGGGAGAATGCTGTGG CAATGCACAGGGCCTTCCAGATGGACCTGAGTCGTCTGCGTCTGGCTGCAGCGAGGGCCTACGTTAAAGCCCTGGAGTCCAGCCTTACACCCATGTCCTCCAGCCTGTCTGAGCCTCTCAAGATGAACGCAGTG GTGCAGGGCCTGGGCCCGTCCTTCAAGCTAACTCTGAACATCCAGAACACAGCCGCATGCCGTCCTGTCATGCACTTGGCCATCAGCTTTCTGTATGATGAGAGCCTGTATAGTATGAGGACAGCCTTCTTTAAG ATCCCCCTACTGGTTCCTGGGCTCAACTATCCTATTGACACATTTGTGGAGTGCCTGAGTGATAAAGGAATCTCTGACATCATTAAA GTGTTTGTGCTGCGAGAGGGCAAGAGTGCACCCCTGCTGACTGCCCATATCAACATGCCCGTCAGTGAGGGACTGGCACTcaactga
- the bbs1 gene encoding Bardet-Biedl syndrome 1 protein isoform X1: protein MSSVSQMKENSETSKWLDAHYDPVANLYTFSSCIALADLHGDGENKLVVGDLGTGSCNMKLKVYRGTGLMSENTLLDLPTGLVSFLMDQHEPRTPAIAVASGPFIYVYKNLRPYFKFTLPPLEVNALEQDVWNQAREDMIDPLSLKEMLEGIRDKADVPLSVRSLRFLMLDPQDTEAFVNLHKAQPIRRQTVITCIGTLKKNMADEDAVSCLVIGTESKDVYILDPEAFTILSKMSVPSAPTQMDVTGQFDVEFRITVACRNGNIYILRRDSPKPKYCIELSSHPVGLVRMGKSVVVGCAQETLQGFTQKRPVCVSCPVLCVQGKKLWTACLPAPVTTMGVMDLPTRGFQAVLVGLANCEVHLYRDKNLISTIKTPDVVTSICFGRYGREDGTLIMTTKGGGLIVKILKRTAVFDDRDSAPGPPLAQSIRLNIPKKTKLYVDQTMRERENAVAMHRAFQMDLSRLRLAAARAYVKALESSLTPMSSSLSEPLKMNAVVQGLGPSFKLTLNIQNTAACRPVMHLAISFLYDESLYSMRTAFFKIPLLVPGLNYPIDTFVECLSDKGISDIIKVFVLREGKSAPLLTAHINMPVSEGLALN, encoded by the exons ATGTCTTCTGTCTCACAGATGAAAGAAAA CTCTGAGACCAGTAAATGGTTAGATGCACACTACGATCCAGTGGCCAATCTCTATACTTTTTCATCTTGCATTG CTCTTGCAGACCTGCATGGGGATGGTGAGAATAAG TTGGTGGTGGGGGACCTGGGAACTGGTTCATGCAACATGAAGCTGAAGGTGTACCGTGGAACTGGCCTGATGAGTGAGAACACGTTGCTCGATCTGCCCACTGGCTTGGTTTCTTTCCTCATGGACCAGCATGAGCCACGCACGCCTGCCATCGCTGTGGCTTCCGGCCCCTTCATCTATGTCTATAAAAACTTGCGGCCCTATTTCAAGTTCACTCTCCCTCCGTTAGAGGTCAATGCTCTGGAACAGGACGTCTGGAACCAGGCAAGGGAG GACATGATTGACCCATTGAGCTTGAAGGAAATGTTGGAGGGCATCCG AGACAAAGCTGATGTTCCACTCTCCGTCAGATCTTTGAG GTTCCTCATGTTGGACCCACAAGACACGGAGGCTTTTGTGAACCTTCATAAGGCGCAGCCAATACGAAGACAG ACTGTTATTACATGCATCGGCACCCTGAAGAAGAACATGGCTGATGAGGATGCAGTCAGCTGTCTGGTTATTGGCACTGAGAGTAAAGATGTCTATATCCTGGACCCTGAGGCCTTCACCATCCTCTCGAAG ATGTCCGTCCCCAGTGCTCCCACTCAAATGGATGTGACTGGTCAGTTTGATGTGGAGTTCCGGATCACTGTGGCCTGTCGCAATGGGAATATCTACATCCTCCGCAG GGACTCCCCCAAGCCCAAGTACTGTATTGAGCTGTCTTCTCACCCTGTGGGGCTGGTGAGGATGGGGAAGAGTGTGGTGGTGGGATGTGCCCAGGAGACCCTGCAGGGCTTCACACAGAAG aggcctgtgtgtgtgtcttgtcctgtcctctgTGTCCAGGGGAAGAAGCTGTGGACGGCTTGCCTGCCAGCCCCTGTCACTACCATGGGCGTGATGGACCTCCCCACCAGGGGCTTCCAGGCTGTGTTAGTGGGCCTGGCTAACTGTGAGGTCCACCTCTACAGAGACAAAAACCTCATCAGCACCATCAAGACTCCG GATGTAGTGACCAGCATTTGTTTTGGGAGATATGGACGAGAAGACGGAACCCTTATAATGACCACCAAAG GAGGTGGTCTGATAGTAAAGATCCTGAAGAGGACAGCTGTGTTTGATGACAGGGACTCTGCCCCAGGTCCCCCTCTGGCACAAAGCATCCGCCTCAATATCCCCAAGAAGACCAAGCTGTACGTGGACCAAACCATGAGGGAACGGGAGAATGCTGTGG CAATGCACAGGGCCTTCCAGATGGACCTGAGTCGTCTGCGTCTGGCTGCAGCGAGGGCCTACGTTAAAGCCCTGGAGTCCAGCCTTACACCCATGTCCTCCAGCCTGTCTGAGCCTCTCAAGATGAACGCAGTG GTGCAGGGCCTGGGCCCGTCCTTCAAGCTAACTCTGAACATCCAGAACACAGCCGCATGCCGTCCTGTCATGCACTTGGCCATCAGCTTTCTGTATGATGAGAGCCTGTATAGTATGAGGACAGCCTTCTTTAAG ATCCCCCTACTGGTTCCTGGGCTCAACTATCCTATTGACACATTTGTGGAGTGCCTGAGTGATAAAGGAATCTCTGACATCATTAAA GTGTTTGTGCTGCGAGAGGGCAAGAGTGCACCCCTGCTGACTGCCCATATCAACATGCCCGTCAGTGAGGGACTGGCACTcaactga
- the bbs1 gene encoding Bardet-Biedl syndrome 1 protein isoform X2 yields the protein MSSVSQMKENSETSKWLDAHYDPVANLYTFSSCIALADLHGDGENKLVVGDLGTGSCNMKLKVYRGTGLMSENTLLDLPTGLVSFLMDQHEPRTPAIAVASGPFIYVYKNLRPYFKFTLPPLEVNALEQDVWNQAREDMIDPLSLKEMLEGIRDKADVPLSVRSLRFLMLDPQDTEAFVNLHKAQPIRRQTVITCIGTLKKNMADEDAVSCLVIGTESKDVYILDPEAFTILSKMSVPSAPTQMDVTGQFDVEFRITVACRNGNIYILRRDSPKPKYCIELSSHPVGLVRMGKSVVVGCAQETLQGFTQKGKKLWTACLPAPVTTMGVMDLPTRGFQAVLVGLANCEVHLYRDKNLISTIKTPDVVTSICFGRYGREDGTLIMTTKGGGLIVKILKRTAVFDDRDSAPGPPLAQSIRLNIPKKTKLYVDQTMRERENAVAMHRAFQMDLSRLRLAAARAYVKALESSLTPMSSSLSEPLKMNAVVQGLGPSFKLTLNIQNTAACRPVMHLAISFLYDESLYSMRTAFFKIPLLVPGLNYPIDTFVECLSDKGISDIIKVFVLREGKSAPLLTAHINMPVSEGLALN from the exons ATGTCTTCTGTCTCACAGATGAAAGAAAA CTCTGAGACCAGTAAATGGTTAGATGCACACTACGATCCAGTGGCCAATCTCTATACTTTTTCATCTTGCATTG CTCTTGCAGACCTGCATGGGGATGGTGAGAATAAG TTGGTGGTGGGGGACCTGGGAACTGGTTCATGCAACATGAAGCTGAAGGTGTACCGTGGAACTGGCCTGATGAGTGAGAACACGTTGCTCGATCTGCCCACTGGCTTGGTTTCTTTCCTCATGGACCAGCATGAGCCACGCACGCCTGCCATCGCTGTGGCTTCCGGCCCCTTCATCTATGTCTATAAAAACTTGCGGCCCTATTTCAAGTTCACTCTCCCTCCGTTAGAGGTCAATGCTCTGGAACAGGACGTCTGGAACCAGGCAAGGGAG GACATGATTGACCCATTGAGCTTGAAGGAAATGTTGGAGGGCATCCG AGACAAAGCTGATGTTCCACTCTCCGTCAGATCTTTGAG GTTCCTCATGTTGGACCCACAAGACACGGAGGCTTTTGTGAACCTTCATAAGGCGCAGCCAATACGAAGACAG ACTGTTATTACATGCATCGGCACCCTGAAGAAGAACATGGCTGATGAGGATGCAGTCAGCTGTCTGGTTATTGGCACTGAGAGTAAAGATGTCTATATCCTGGACCCTGAGGCCTTCACCATCCTCTCGAAG ATGTCCGTCCCCAGTGCTCCCACTCAAATGGATGTGACTGGTCAGTTTGATGTGGAGTTCCGGATCACTGTGGCCTGTCGCAATGGGAATATCTACATCCTCCGCAG GGACTCCCCCAAGCCCAAGTACTGTATTGAGCTGTCTTCTCACCCTGTGGGGCTGGTGAGGATGGGGAAGAGTGTGGTGGTGGGATGTGCCCAGGAGACCCTGCAGGGCTTCACACAGAAG GGGAAGAAGCTGTGGACGGCTTGCCTGCCAGCCCCTGTCACTACCATGGGCGTGATGGACCTCCCCACCAGGGGCTTCCAGGCTGTGTTAGTGGGCCTGGCTAACTGTGAGGTCCACCTCTACAGAGACAAAAACCTCATCAGCACCATCAAGACTCCG GATGTAGTGACCAGCATTTGTTTTGGGAGATATGGACGAGAAGACGGAACCCTTATAATGACCACCAAAG GAGGTGGTCTGATAGTAAAGATCCTGAAGAGGACAGCTGTGTTTGATGACAGGGACTCTGCCCCAGGTCCCCCTCTGGCACAAAGCATCCGCCTCAATATCCCCAAGAAGACCAAGCTGTACGTGGACCAAACCATGAGGGAACGGGAGAATGCTGTGG CAATGCACAGGGCCTTCCAGATGGACCTGAGTCGTCTGCGTCTGGCTGCAGCGAGGGCCTACGTTAAAGCCCTGGAGTCCAGCCTTACACCCATGTCCTCCAGCCTGTCTGAGCCTCTCAAGATGAACGCAGTG GTGCAGGGCCTGGGCCCGTCCTTCAAGCTAACTCTGAACATCCAGAACACAGCCGCATGCCGTCCTGTCATGCACTTGGCCATCAGCTTTCTGTATGATGAGAGCCTGTATAGTATGAGGACAGCCTTCTTTAAG ATCCCCCTACTGGTTCCTGGGCTCAACTATCCTATTGACACATTTGTGGAGTGCCTGAGTGATAAAGGAATCTCTGACATCATTAAA GTGTTTGTGCTGCGAGAGGGCAAGAGTGCACCCCTGCTGACTGCCCATATCAACATGCCCGTCAGTGAGGGACTGGCACTcaactga
- the bbs1 gene encoding Bardet-Biedl syndrome 1 protein isoform X3, whose amino-acid sequence MSSVSQMKENSETSKWLDAHYDPVANLYTFSSCIALADLHGDGENKLVVGDLGTGSCNMKLKVYRGTGLMSENTLLDLPTGLVSFLMDQHEPRTPAIAVASGPFIYVYKNLRPYFKFTLPPLEVNALEQDVWNQAREDMIDPLSLKEMLEGIRDKADVPLSVRSLRFLMLDPQDTEAFVNLHKAQPIRRQTVITCIGTLKKNMADEDAVSCLVIGTESKDVYILDPEAFTILSKMSVPSAPTQMDVTGQFDVEFRITVACRNGNIYILRRDSPKPKYCIELSSHPVGLVRMGKSVVVGCAQETLQGFTQKRPVCVSCPVLCVQGKKLWTACLPAPVTTMGVMDLPTRGFQAVLVGLANCEVHLYRDKNLISTIKTPDVVTSICFGRYGREDGTLIMTTKGGGLIVKILKRTAVFDDRDSAPGPPLAQSIRLNIPKKTKLYVDQTMRERENAVAMHRAFQMDLSRLRLAAARAYVKALESSLTPMSSSLSEPLKMNAVIPLLVPGLNYPIDTFVECLSDKGISDIIKVFVLREGKSAPLLTAHINMPVSEGLALN is encoded by the exons ATGTCTTCTGTCTCACAGATGAAAGAAAA CTCTGAGACCAGTAAATGGTTAGATGCACACTACGATCCAGTGGCCAATCTCTATACTTTTTCATCTTGCATTG CTCTTGCAGACCTGCATGGGGATGGTGAGAATAAG TTGGTGGTGGGGGACCTGGGAACTGGTTCATGCAACATGAAGCTGAAGGTGTACCGTGGAACTGGCCTGATGAGTGAGAACACGTTGCTCGATCTGCCCACTGGCTTGGTTTCTTTCCTCATGGACCAGCATGAGCCACGCACGCCTGCCATCGCTGTGGCTTCCGGCCCCTTCATCTATGTCTATAAAAACTTGCGGCCCTATTTCAAGTTCACTCTCCCTCCGTTAGAGGTCAATGCTCTGGAACAGGACGTCTGGAACCAGGCAAGGGAG GACATGATTGACCCATTGAGCTTGAAGGAAATGTTGGAGGGCATCCG AGACAAAGCTGATGTTCCACTCTCCGTCAGATCTTTGAG GTTCCTCATGTTGGACCCACAAGACACGGAGGCTTTTGTGAACCTTCATAAGGCGCAGCCAATACGAAGACAG ACTGTTATTACATGCATCGGCACCCTGAAGAAGAACATGGCTGATGAGGATGCAGTCAGCTGTCTGGTTATTGGCACTGAGAGTAAAGATGTCTATATCCTGGACCCTGAGGCCTTCACCATCCTCTCGAAG ATGTCCGTCCCCAGTGCTCCCACTCAAATGGATGTGACTGGTCAGTTTGATGTGGAGTTCCGGATCACTGTGGCCTGTCGCAATGGGAATATCTACATCCTCCGCAG GGACTCCCCCAAGCCCAAGTACTGTATTGAGCTGTCTTCTCACCCTGTGGGGCTGGTGAGGATGGGGAAGAGTGTGGTGGTGGGATGTGCCCAGGAGACCCTGCAGGGCTTCACACAGAAG aggcctgtgtgtgtgtcttgtcctgtcctctgTGTCCAGGGGAAGAAGCTGTGGACGGCTTGCCTGCCAGCCCCTGTCACTACCATGGGCGTGATGGACCTCCCCACCAGGGGCTTCCAGGCTGTGTTAGTGGGCCTGGCTAACTGTGAGGTCCACCTCTACAGAGACAAAAACCTCATCAGCACCATCAAGACTCCG GATGTAGTGACCAGCATTTGTTTTGGGAGATATGGACGAGAAGACGGAACCCTTATAATGACCACCAAAG GAGGTGGTCTGATAGTAAAGATCCTGAAGAGGACAGCTGTGTTTGATGACAGGGACTCTGCCCCAGGTCCCCCTCTGGCACAAAGCATCCGCCTCAATATCCCCAAGAAGACCAAGCTGTACGTGGACCAAACCATGAGGGAACGGGAGAATGCTGTGG CAATGCACAGGGCCTTCCAGATGGACCTGAGTCGTCTGCGTCTGGCTGCAGCGAGGGCCTACGTTAAAGCCCTGGAGTCCAGCCTTACACCCATGTCCTCCAGCCTGTCTGAGCCTCTCAAGATGAACGCAGTG ATCCCCCTACTGGTTCCTGGGCTCAACTATCCTATTGACACATTTGTGGAGTGCCTGAGTGATAAAGGAATCTCTGACATCATTAAA GTGTTTGTGCTGCGAGAGGGCAAGAGTGCACCCCTGCTGACTGCCCATATCAACATGCCCGTCAGTGAGGGACTGGCACTcaactga